GATCTTGCGGCGCTCCACCAGCGCCGCCTCGGCGTTTGCCGCGGCCCAAGCCTGCAAGCGTGCGAACGGAAATTCCGGACGCAGGCCGAGCTTGCGGGTCTTCTTGGCGGCCCACCGCTCGACCGCGGCGGCAACGCCCTTCTCCGAATACAGGTGGTTGACGAGGATGATTCGCCCGCCCGGCTTCACCACGCGATGGCACTCGGACAGCACGCGTTCCGGATTCGCAACCAGCGTGATGACGAACTGCGCGACCACGCAGTCGAAGGTCGCATCCGGGAAGCTCATCTCGTGCGCATCCATCACCATCACGTCCTTGACGAAAGGATAGCGGCCGCTCGCGATCTTCTCGCGCGCCTTCTTCAGCATCGGCTCCGACAGATCGATGCCGGTGACGGCCGTGGAGTTGTCGTAGTCGTCGAATGACAGACCGGTGCCGACACCGACCTCCAGGATGTTGCCGCCGACGGCGCGCGCGGCCTGGGCGGCGGCTTTCCGCCCTTTCACCATCACCGGACCGCAGACCGCATCGTAAATCGGCGCCCAGCGGGCGTAGGCAGTTTCGACGACGTGACGATCAAGGTCGATGCTCATGCAAGGTGCTCCGCTGGTCGTTGCATCCAGCGGCGCAATTATCAACGAGGCATGACAGTTCGACGACAGGTCCAGCCCATCGATCTGGAATACTTCAGTCCATGGGCCCGCCGGCATCAGGCAGAATGAAACAATGCAGAGAAAAGCCGCTGCGGGCTGCTTGCCCGCCAGAAGAACGAGACCGCTAGACCTCGCCGCCAATCAGCTTCACCGCAAGCGACGGGACCTCACCGGCCTCTTTCGAGAATCATGCGCCTCGATAGAGCGCGTGGAAGTGATGGATCGGGCCATGACCCTTGCCGACCTGCAAGTCGTCGGCAGCCGCAATCGCGGCGCTCACCCAGGCCTTCGCGTCACGCACTGCGGTCTCCAGCGGCGCCCCCTTCGCGAGACCTGCTGCAATCGCCGAGGACAGCGAGCAGCCGGTGCCGTGGGTGTTCTTGGTCTTGTCGCGCGGCGCCGGCAGCCGCAACGCTGCCTGCTGCGTTATCAAGAAATCGACGCTCTCCGGCCCCTCGCCGTGCCCGCCCTTGATCAGCACGGCGGGACAGCCGAGCGCCAGCAGCGCTTTGCCCTGAGCTTCGATCTCGGCCTCTGACCTCGCCGGCACCGTATCGAGCAGCACCGCGGCCTCCGGCAGGTTCGGCGTAATGACACTGGCGCTGGGAATGAGCCGCGTGCGCAACAGCTCGATCGCCTCGGGCGCGAGCAGGCGATCGCCGGAGGTCGCCACCATCACCGGATCGAGCACGACATGCGACGGATGATAGCGCGTCAACGCCTGAACGATCGACAGGATCGCGGCGGGTCTCGACACCATGCCGATCTTCACGGCTCGAATGTCGAGATCGCTGAACACTGCATCGAGCTGCGCGGTGATGAAGTCCGGCGGCGTATCGTGGATGCCGGTGACGCCGAGCGTGTTCTGCGCGGTCAAGGCCGTGATCACGGACGCTCCATAGACGCCGAGCGCGGAGAACGTCTTCAGGTCGGCCTGAATGCCGGCGCCACCGCCGGAATCGGAGCCGGCAATGGTCAGCGCGATCGGAATGGTCTTGCTCATGCGTCGGCCCAAGCGTGTTGAAGGATCATGTCCGGCGTCATCCCGTGCAATGCGTCGAGGATCGCAAAGCCGAGACTGCCGGGTCCGTTGGCGATGTCGGCGGCGAACTCGCCGGCGATGCCAAACGTCATCATCGCCGCCGCAGTGGCAAGCCAGCGGTCGCTCTCGACCGCAAGCGCGCTGGCGACGAACGCCGAACCTGCGCACCCCATCGCCGTGACCTGGCTCATCAGTTCGTCGCCATTATGCAGCACCACTAGCCGCTCACCATCAGTGACGATATCCGCCTCCCCGCTCAATGCGACGATCGTCTCGTTGGCTTGCGCGAACCGCATCGCGCACTTGGCCGATGCCGCTTCGCCCGCGAGCGCGGCAAGCTCTGCGGCGTTGAGGCGGATCACGGCAGGACGGCGCTCGATCAGCGTGCGTGCAAACGCAAGCCGCGCCGGCGAGCGATCGACGAACACCGGGTCCAGCACCACCGGCCGCGACTGGGCGGCAGCCGCATCGAGCGCAAGGCCGATCGCGGTGCGGCGCTCATTGTCCAGCGTGCCGAGGTTCACCAGCAGGCTCCCGGCCGTGGCGACGAAGCCTGCGATCTCCTCTGGCGACGTCGTCACCGACGGCGTGGCGCCAGCCGCGAGCAGCACATTGGCGGTGAAGGCCTGAGCGACGGTATTGGTGATGCAGTGAACGCGCGGATTGTGCGCACGGATGCGCGCGACTAGGCTCTTGGCAGCTTCCACAACCGTGGGGACAACGTCAGACAGCGTTTCCGACATCTCAAGCTCCCTCCGCCGGAATGACCCGGATCAGGTTCGATGGGTTGGCTTTCGCCTCTCAGCCCGTAAGCGCATTCCCGCAAGCTGCCGGACTGCGATCTGGGCACCCCAATGAGACAAGCCAATGGTTTAACCCGTCCGCCTGCACCCAGCAAGGCGGCTTGCCACGGCAGGCGGTTTTTGCTGGATTGCAGCATCAGATCGCCAGCCGGAATCGGCACGATTCCTTGTTTCGGTTGAGCGCGCTCCTTACCCGAGCGCGTTTCAGGAGGCCCGCTATGATAGCGTTCTTTGTCCAGATCAAGTGCGAGCTTGGCCGCGCCTACGAGGTGGCGAATGCGCTTTCAGAAGCGGAGATCGCCTCGGAAATCTATTCGACCGCCGGCAACTACGACCTGCTGGTGAAGTTCTATGTCGAGCGCGGCACCGACATCGGCCACTTCATCAATGAGAAGGTGCAGGTGATCCCCGGCATCCGCGACACCTACACGATCATCACCTTCAAGGCGTTCTGAACCTGCTCACGATCTCCCAGACCTTGCACCTCATCCTCGAGGTCGCCGCTTCACAGCCCCCTTGGACGAGGCCATCGTTGGGATCTAGCCGCGTGGCGCAGCGATCTCCTGTTCCGACTCCGGCCGCTTGAGACCGAGCTGGCGTTCACGCCAGACGACGAACAGGCCGGCTCCGGCGACGATCACGGCACCGACCGCCACCAGCGCAGCGGGAATTTCGCCAAAGAACAGGTAGCCGAGCAGGAAGCCCCAGATCATCGACGAATAGTCGAACGAGACCAGAAATGACGCTGGGGCATAGTGATGGCTGCTGGTGGTGATGATGTGTGCGGCCCCGCCGGCGATGCCAGCGCCGATCAGGGCGGCGAGCTCGAACGGCGTCGGGCTGACCCAGCTAAAGGTCGGCCAAATCCAACCAAGCGGCAGCGTGACGAGGCCGCCAAGCGCGATGAACATCGAGAAATAGATGACGATCGAGGATGTCGTCTCGGTGCGGGTCAGCCGGCGTACCTGGATCACCGCAATCGCCGAGAACACCGCGTTGCAGATTGCCAGCGTCAGGCCCGCTCCCAAGGCAGCCGACATCGCCGCGTGCTTGGATATGTCCATGTAGGGAACCAGCATCACGATCACGCCGGAGAAGCCGATGATCACCGCCGTCCAGCGATACATGTGCACCACTTCCTTCAAAAACACCGCCGCGAGCACAACCACGATCAGCGGAGTCACGAACGAAATCGCCGTGACGTCCACGATCGGCAGCCGCGCCAGCGCGCCGAAATAGCAGAAGGAAGAAGCGATGCTCAGCGTGCCGCGCTGGACGTGGGAAAAGAAGCGCTCCGTTTGCCAGGATTTCGCGAGCTCTCCCAACACAGCGTAAAAGATCAGAATTGGTACGAAGGCAAAGATCGCGCGAAAGAAGATCACCTGACCGACGGGAAACTTGTCGCCGAGATAGCGCACCTGCACGGCCATCGTGGCGAACAGGAAGGCCGCACCGAGCTTCATGAGGGCCGCGGTGATGAAATCCCGCTGAGAATACTCTGTCATCGCAATCAGGGCATGATGTCAAAAAGCGAGGCGGGTTGAATCCGGAAAATGCCCAGGATTGAGGGAGAGCGGCGAAACGGAGCGAACGCCGGGAGGACCAGGTTTTTCCAGCGTGGCGCGAACCGTCCGCACCTAACAACCATGCAG
The sequence above is drawn from the Afipia sp. P52-10 genome and encodes:
- a CDS encoding class I SAM-dependent methyltransferase — its product is MSIDLDRHVVETAYARWAPIYDAVCGPVMVKGRKAAAQAARAVGGNILEVGVGTGLSFDDYDNSTAVTGIDLSEPMLKKAREKIASGRYPFVKDVMVMDAHEMSFPDATFDCVVAQFVITLVANPERVLSECHRVVKPGGRIILVNHLYSEKGVAAAVERWAAKKTRKLGLRPEFPFARLQAWAAANAEAALVERRKIKPFGIYTLVSFERTGPAQVAV
- the thiD gene encoding bifunctional hydroxymethylpyrimidine kinase/phosphomethylpyrimidine kinase; the encoded protein is MSKTIPIALTIAGSDSGGGAGIQADLKTFSALGVYGASVITALTAQNTLGVTGIHDTPPDFITAQLDAVFSDLDIRAVKIGMVSRPAAILSIVQALTRYHPSHVVLDPVMVATSGDRLLAPEAIELLRTRLIPSASVITPNLPEAAVLLDTVPARSEAEIEAQGKALLALGCPAVLIKGGHGEGPESVDFLITQQAALRLPAPRDKTKNTHGTGCSLSSAIAAGLAKGAPLETAVRDAKAWVSAAIAAADDLQVGKGHGPIHHFHALYRGA
- the thiM gene encoding hydroxyethylthiazole kinase, with amino-acid sequence MSETLSDVVPTVVEAAKSLVARIRAHNPRVHCITNTVAQAFTANVLLAAGATPSVTTSPEEIAGFVATAGSLLVNLGTLDNERRTAIGLALDAAAAQSRPVVLDPVFVDRSPARLAFARTLIERRPAVIRLNAAELAALAGEAASAKCAMRFAQANETIVALSGEADIVTDGERLVVLHNGDELMSQVTAMGCAGSAFVASALAVESDRWLATAAAMMTFGIAGEFAADIANGPGSLGFAILDALHGMTPDMILQHAWADA
- a CDS encoding Lrp/AsnC ligand binding domain-containing protein, yielding MIAFFVQIKCELGRAYEVANALSEAEIASEIYSTAGNYDLLVKFYVERGTDIGHFINEKVQVIPGIRDTYTIITFKAF
- a CDS encoding DMT family transporter, producing MTEYSQRDFITAALMKLGAAFLFATMAVQVRYLGDKFPVGQVIFFRAIFAFVPILIFYAVLGELAKSWQTERFFSHVQRGTLSIASSFCYFGALARLPIVDVTAISFVTPLIVVVLAAVFLKEVVHMYRWTAVIIGFSGVIVMLVPYMDISKHAAMSAALGAGLTLAICNAVFSAIAVIQVRRLTRTETTSSIVIYFSMFIALGGLVTLPLGWIWPTFSWVSPTPFELAALIGAGIAGGAAHIITTSSHHYAPASFLVSFDYSSMIWGFLLGYLFFGEIPAALVAVGAVIVAGAGLFVVWRERQLGLKRPESEQEIAAPRG